From the Kribbella sp. CA-293567 genome, the window ACGATCGTCCAGGCGACCAGGGTCACCACGACGGGCGAGAAGAACAGGGTGCGGAAGAAGACGGTACCGCGCAGCTTCTGGTTCAGCAGGACGGCGAGGAACAACGCGAGGCTCAGGTTGAGCACCACCAGGCCCACCGAGAACAGGCCGGTCGCCCGCAGCGCCGGGCCGAGCCGCGGGTCGTCGGTCAGCGCCTGGTAGTTGGCGCCGCCGACGAACTCGAAGGTGCCGGCCAGCACGTTCCACTCGTGCAGGCTGTACCAGACCACCAGCCCGAGCGGAACGATGACGAAGGCAACTATCCCGGCCAGCTGCGGCGCGATGAACAGCCAGCCGGCCAGCTCGTCGCGCCGCCGCATGGTCCAGTACGGCGCCCGCGCCGGTCCGGCCGGCGGCGCGACCTGCTTTTCCAGGAGAAGTGTCATTTGCTCAGCAGGGGATCGATCTTGGCGCAGACACCCGCGAGCACGGCCTTGACGTCGGCGTCCGGCTTCCACAGCGGGTCGAGCGCGGCGCGGACGGTCTGCTGGAGTTCGGCGTACCCGGTGTGGCCGGCCTTGATGTCGCCGCGCTCGATCCCGTTGATCACGACGCTCTGCAACTGGGCGGGCTCGAGCAGCGGGTTGGCCTTGGCCAGGATCTCGCTGGTCAGCTGGGACTTGCGCGGCGGCGGGAAGAACTGCGCGAGCTTGGCGGTGTTCTCCTGGTTGGTGAAGTAGGCCAGGAACTTCTTCGCCTCCTCGGCGTGCTTGCCCCGCTTCAGTACGCCGATCCCGGCCTGCCCGACGACGGAGTAGTCACCGGCCGGCCCCTTCGGCAGCGGCACCAGGTCCCACTTGAACTTGGCTTTCTCCAGCAGGGCCGCGCGGCTGATCTGGGTCAGCACCATCGACGCGTCACCGGCGAAGAAGTCCGTCGTCCGGCCGGGACCGGGCATCGCCTTGTCAGTGAAAACCATCTTGTGGATGAAGGTCATCGCGTCGATCATCGGCTGCTGGTCGAAGCCACAGCTCTTGCCGTCCTCGCTCCACGGCCGGGCGTCCCAGCCGGCCCAGATGGTGTTCAGCGTGTCCCAGCCCTTGTAGTCGAAGTCGCCGACGACGATGCCGCCCTTGCCGGTCTTCGCCTGGACTGCCGCGCCGGTGGCGACCGCCTGCTCCCAGTTCCAGTTGCCGGCCGCGATCTGCTGCGCGGGAGTCTGCCGTCCGGCCGCCGTCACCAGGTCGGTGTTGACGAAGACTCCCAGCGGTGAGGTGGAGAACGGGTAGGCGTACAGCTTGCCGTCCTGCTCCCAGGTGGCGGTTGCGCTCGGCAACAGGTCCGGGTCCTTGCCGATCGGCTCCAGCGCCCCGGAGGTGACGAAGTCCGGCGCGGTGCTCTCCAGGATCCAGGCCAGGTCGGGTGCGTTGCCGCCGCCGATCTGGGTGGTCAGCGCGGTCGTGTAACTGTCGAACGGGATCGACTCGAAGGTGATCCTGCCGACCTCGGGATGGTCCTTCTTGTAGGCGGCGGCGATCTGGTCGAACAGCGCGGTGTGCTTGGCGTTCGCGCTCCAGATCGTCATCCGCAGGTCGAGCGGGCCGGACGCGGCAGCGTCGTCGGAACCGCCGCCGCAACCGGCCGTGGCCAGGAGCGTCACGGCCGTGGCGGCCGCTGTCAGGAGTCGGAGTTTCATGGTTTTCAGTCCTCCATCGGTAGCCGGTTCGGTGTCCGGCTCAGTAGCCGGAGATGGCCGGCCAGCTCAGTTCGACGCCCTGGGCGACCAGCAGTGCCTGGAAGTCGCTGAGCAGAGCAGGGGAGTTGCGGACCGCGCGCGGGCTGACGCCGCGGTCCAGGCAGAAGGCAGCGAGTAGTCCCGCGGCCTCGCCGATGTTCCACTCGACCGGGTGCAGCCGGTAGCAGCCGTTGGTGATGTGGGTGGTGCCGAGGTTCTTGCTCGCCGGCAGCAGGTTCTCCACCCGCTGCGGGATCAGCGCCCCGAGCGGAATCCGGAACGGGCTGCTCGCCACGTCGATGTAGTTGTCGCCACCGGTGGACGGGTGCAGGTCGATCCGGTACATGCCGACGCCCACGCTGTCGTCGTACTCGACCGCGCCCTGGGAGCCGCGGACGGCCACCGAGAGGTCTTGTTCCACGATCGTGTACTCCGCCGCGATCCGGCGCGACTCCCGGATGTAGGGCGCCTGGGCCAGCCCGTCGGAAGAGCCGAGCAGGTCACCGCGCAGCCGCAGGCCGGAGAAACCCGTGCCACCGTCCGGCCTCGGCGCCTCCGTCTGCAGCCAGTAGAAGACCGACTGCGACAGTTCGCGTGCACCGGCCAGATGCCTGCCGGCGTCCGGTACGTCGAAGACCGGGCCGTCGAGATAGTCGATCATCGGCCAGTTCACCAGACAGATGTCGGACTCGTAGGCGCCCGGGAGGAAGTGCTTGCGGGCAGCGATCCGGCGGAACGTCCACAGATTCGTGTCACCTCCGCTACGCCGTTGGTCGGCGATCACCGCGAGCGGGTCGTCGTCGGGGTTCGGGGTGAAGGTGCGCCGCGAAGCTGCGAGGCTGCGAGGATCAGGGGCGTTCCAGGAGAGCAACCGGTCTCCCCAGAACGAGGGCTGGTAGTTGCGCCAGTACGCGTAGTTGGCCGGCTTGTCACCGACCTGGTCGCCGTCGACGTGATCCACTGCGAAGCAGAACGAAACTGCCTGCATGTTGAGCGGCTGCGCCTCCGCTGGCGCACTGGGCTCGCCAGTGGCCGCTTGGGACTCGAAGCCGGTGACGTACTCCGTGCCGGTGAGCGGGAGGAGTTCCCCGGTCTCGGTGGCGTCGAGGATGTACGGCGCGGTCAGAGTGAGCCGGTCACCGGTGTCGCGGTGCTGTACTACGACGGAGGTCACCCGGTCGCCGTCAGTGCTGGCGTCGACGGGCTTGTAGGGCTGCAACACCTGCAGACGGCGGCTGGCGCGGTACGGCGCGAGCATCGACTCCAGGACAGCCACTGCTACTCGCGGCTCGTGGCAGAGCTTGGAGACGTAGCCGGCGCCTGGGTTGAGTTCCGCGGCGGCTCGCGACTCTGCGGTGAGGGGGTAGTAGCGACGGTAGTAGTCGCGGATCCCTTCTCGCAGGCCGCGATAGGAGGCGGTGACACCGAACTGCTCCACCCAGGTGTGCTCGTCGGGCGGTACCGCTTGGCTGGTCAGCTGGCCGCCGAGCCAGTCGTACTCCTCGGTCATCGCCACCGAGCGGCCGGCCCGCAGGGCCGCGAGAGCCGCGGCGACTCCGCCGAGCCCGCCGCCGATGACCAGGACATCCGTATGCATCTAAAGACCTTTCGGCTTGCTGAGTGTGCTTCCGTCGACGAGTTCACAGGCGAGCAGTTGCTGCAGATCGGTCTCGTCCCCCGACAACACCGCCTCCAGCAGTCCCACCGCCCGCCGGCCCATCTCCTTGCGTGGGATGTGGAACCCGGAGTACTCGTCGTCTCCGTCGACCGGCCGGCTCGCGTCGCCCAGTGCCACCACGGACAGGTCGCCCGGCACTGCCAGTCCTCGCCTTCGGGTGGCAGCAGCGAGAGCCGCCGCATCGGCCAGATCCTCGACGAACACCGCGGTGATCTTCCGCTCCAGCAGTTCGTCGAGGAGCTCCTCCACGGCCCGCTCGGCGTTGATCGGGCGTACGCCGTCAGCCGTCCCGGAAGGTGTTGAGTCCGAGCTGCCTCCCGTCTCCACGGGGGAGAGGTGGAGACCGCGAGGTGCGACCTGGTGGAAGCCACGGAGACGGTCGGCAGAGGATTCGGCGCCCTGACCGGGGCCGACGAAGGCGACCGCGGTGTGGCCGAGCTGCAACGCGCGAGCGGTGACCGTGGCGGTGGCTGTCGTGTAGTCGGCGCCGACGTACGGAACGACGGCGCCGTCCGGGTCGTCGCGGCGGCCTACGGAGACGAACGGGTACTTCTCGGTGACCAGGCGGCTCAGTTCCTCGGCAGGGATGCGGCGGCCCAGCAGGAGCGAGCCGTCGGCGATGCGCAGCCGGTTGTTGTCGTGGAAGACCAGGCGCCGCCCGTCGGTGAC encodes:
- a CDS encoding ABC transporter substrate-binding protein, translating into MKLRLLTAAATAVTLLATAGCGGGSDDAAASGPLDLRMTIWSANAKHTALFDQIAAAYKKDHPEVGRITFESIPFDSYTTALTTQIGGGNAPDLAWILESTAPDFVTSGALEPIGKDPDLLPSATATWEQDGKLYAYPFSTSPLGVFVNTDLVTAAGRQTPAQQIAAGNWNWEQAVATGAAVQAKTGKGGIVVGDFDYKGWDTLNTIWAGWDARPWSEDGKSCGFDQQPMIDAMTFIHKMVFTDKAMPGPGRTTDFFAGDASMVLTQISRAALLEKAKFKWDLVPLPKGPAGDYSVVGQAGIGVLKRGKHAEEAKKFLAYFTNQENTAKLAQFFPPPRKSQLTSEILAKANPLLEPAQLQSVVINGIERGDIKAGHTGYAELQQTVRAALDPLWKPDADVKAVLAGVCAKIDPLLSK
- a CDS encoding FAD-dependent oxidoreductase; protein product: MHTDVLVIGGGLGGVAAALAALRAGRSVAMTEEYDWLGGQLTSQAVPPDEHTWVEQFGVTASYRGLREGIRDYYRRYYPLTAESRAAAELNPGAGYVSKLCHEPRVAVAVLESMLAPYRASRRLQVLQPYKPVDASTDGDRVTSVVVQHRDTGDRLTLTAPYILDATETGELLPLTGTEYVTGFESQAATGEPSAPAEAQPLNMQAVSFCFAVDHVDGDQVGDKPANYAYWRNYQPSFWGDRLLSWNAPDPRSLAASRRTFTPNPDDDPLAVIADQRRSGGDTNLWTFRRIAARKHFLPGAYESDICLVNWPMIDYLDGPVFDVPDAGRHLAGARELSQSVFYWLQTEAPRPDGGTGFSGLRLRGDLLGSSDGLAQAPYIRESRRIAAEYTIVEQDLSVAVRGSQGAVEYDDSVGVGMYRIDLHPSTGGDNYIDVASSPFRIPLGALIPQRVENLLPASKNLGTTHITNGCYRLHPVEWNIGEAAGLLAAFCLDRGVSPRAVRNSPALLSDFQALLVAQGVELSWPAISGY
- a CDS encoding LacI family DNA-binding transcriptional regulator, which translates into the protein MSDRLTQRDIARLARVSQTTVSLVLNNRTAASARIPAETRDRVLKVIRETGYVADPLARRLLQQRNQILGVFTYESVFPSASADFYHPFLSGIEESAEELGCDLLLFTSAPVTDGRRLVFHDNNRLRIADGSLLLGRRIPAEELSRLVTEKYPFVSVGRRDDPDGAVVPYVGADYTTATATVTARALQLGHTAVAFVGPGQGAESSADRLRGFHQVAPRGLHLSPVETGGSSDSTPSGTADGVRPINAERAVEELLDELLERKITAVFVEDLADAAALAAATRRRGLAVPGDLSVVALGDASRPVDGDDEYSGFHIPRKEMGRRAVGLLEAVLSGDETDLQQLLACELVDGSTLSKPKGL